The proteins below come from a single Mytilus edulis chromosome 5, xbMytEdul2.2, whole genome shotgun sequence genomic window:
- the LOC139522284 gene encoding uncharacterized protein, whose product MSAELCAGCLRDGLETGAELWCTTCSEHVCQSCADVHKKLTSPHNIVKRKIQKSQDFPKQTSLHESAADVHRSTEHCPCHSDQTMNLWCNEHDKMICSKCEQEAHFNCTTIISIEQAIIDVEEGTQIADLKKETLDLMHNMEKIMGELNNALSESLTEKQKIKNKISEIRKQINSHLDYIEVKILSEVEETCKNYTQNTNETVCSMRHMYEDLTTWRNTIGSFRSHQIDSNIFRTLQFVKLETERQKAVVEDVQKKAITKKMEFRPSEEVINFPDLVHSMGILDVTDTVHTYCRSDSDRCILLLKSFSSSQLGEDVRVFRCCFIPNNRLLFCAFNENCLYSCKTDGSGIIIMYLDHQPLGVAMCDNRHAVVTFGSGIQLIDTQTMTVVKLITDDGNFWAVCTLGEKMWVRSQGWTLSNIDKDNGRILKQIKTIFDPRDTFMNKYGDIFCSSNYGDKVYMVTSTGQQKEFYSSHDLKLPKGVAVDNQGNVYVAGYITYNIHKISPNGEGEVILSFEDGIKQPRGLSYNRETNELLVILDDGKTVHIYKTH is encoded by the coding sequence ATGTCTGCAGAATTATGTGCTGGTTGTCTCCGGGATGGTCTGGAAACTGGTGCTGAACTTTGGTGTACTACTTGTTCTGAACATGTTTGTCAATCATGTGCTGATGTCCATAAGAAATTAACAAGTCCACATAATATAGTTAAgcgaaaaattcaaaaatcacaAGACTTTCCAAAACAAACATCGCTTCATGAAAGTGCAGCTGATGTACATAGATCGACAGAACACTGTCCATGTCATTCTGACCAGACAATGAATTTATGGTGTAATGAACATGATAAAATGATATGTTCTAAGTGTGAACAAGAGGCACATTTCAACTGTACAACAATAATATCTATCGAACAGGCCATTATAGATGTTGAAGAAGGAACACAAATAGCCGATTTGAAGAAAGAAACTTTAGACTTGATGCATAACATGGAAAAAATAATGGGAGAATTGAATAACGCATTGTCGGAATCacttacagaaaaacaaaaaatcaagaaCAAAATATCTGAAATTCGAAAGCAAATCAATTCACATTTGGATTACATAGAAGTTAAAATATTATCAGAAGTTGAAGAGACGTGCAAGAATTACACACAGAACACAAATGAAACTGTGTGCAGCATGAGACACATGTATGAAGATCTAACCACGTGGAGGAATACAATTGGCTCATTTAGGTCACATCAAATCGATTCAAATATATTCAGAACCCTTCAATTTGTGAAATTAGAAACTGAAAGACAAAAGGCAGTTGTTGAAGATGTTCAAAAGAAAGCTATTACCAAGAAAATGGAATTCAGACCTTCAGAAGAAGTAATTAATTTTCCTGATTTAGTCCACTCAATGGGCATCCTTGATGTAACAGATACTGTCCATACATATTGTCGGTCCGACTCGGATAGATGCATTTTACTTTTGAAATCATTTAGTTCCTCGCAATTAGGTGAAGATGTGAGAGTGTTTCGATGTTGCTTTATTCCCAACAATCGCCTTCTTTTCTGTGCTTTCAATGAAAACTGTTTGTATTCTTGTAAGACTGATGGTTCAGGTATCATTATAATGTACTTAGATCACCAACCACTAGGTGTGGCGATGTGTGACAATAGGCATGCAGTCGTCACTTTCGGCTCTGGGATCCAACTCATAGACACACAAACAATGACAGTTGTGAAGCTTATTACAGATGACGGAAACTTCTGGGCAGTATGTACATTGGGTGAGAAAATGTGGGTAAGGAGTCAAGGGTGGACATTAAGTAATATTGATAAAGATAATGGTAGAATATTAaagcaaataaaaacaatatttgatccTAGAGATACGTTCATGAACAAATATGGTGATATTTTCTGCTCAAGTAACTACGGTGATAAGGTCTATATGGTCACTTCAACTGGACAACAAAAAGAATTCTATTCCAGTCATGATCTAAAATTACCGAAAGGAGTAGCTGTAGATAACCAGGGTAATGTTTATGTGGCAGGATATATCACCTATAATATCCATAAAATATCTCCCAACGGAGAAGGGGAGGTGATCCTAAGTTTTGAAGATGGAATAAAACAACCACGTGGATTAAGTTATAATCGAGAAACAAATGAACTTCTGGTTATTCTTGACGATGGTAAAACCGTCcatatatacaaaacacattaG